One window of Pseudomonas sp. FP198 genomic DNA carries:
- the pseI gene encoding pseudaminic acid synthase, whose translation MSSFKIGQRSIGADAPPFIIAEMSGNHNQSLEVALQIVEAAAHAGAHALKLQTYTADTMTLDLSEGEFFIKDPSSLWAGTSLYDLYDKAHTPWEWHAPIFARAKALGMLAFSTPFDETAVDFLESLDVPAYKIASFENTDLPLIRRVAATGKPLIISTGMASVAELDETVRAAREAGCKDLVLLKCTSTYPATPANSNVRTIPHLRELFGCEVGLSDHSMGVGVSVAAVALGATVVEKHFTLDRAAGGVDASFSLEPAELAALVIETERAWQAMGQVHYGVTEAERKSLVYRRSLYVTQDMSPGDAFTPHNVRAIRPGLGLPPKYADSVMGRCARKAIKRGTPLAWSLVE comes from the coding sequence ATGAGTAGTTTCAAGATCGGTCAGCGCAGTATCGGGGCTGACGCGCCGCCTTTCATCATTGCCGAGATGAGCGGCAACCATAACCAATCGCTGGAAGTGGCCTTGCAGATCGTCGAAGCCGCCGCCCATGCCGGCGCTCACGCTTTGAAGCTGCAGACCTACACTGCCGATACCATGACGCTGGATCTGAGCGAAGGGGAATTCTTCATCAAGGACCCCAGCAGCCTTTGGGCGGGTACATCGCTCTATGACTTGTACGATAAGGCCCATACGCCCTGGGAATGGCACGCTCCGATTTTCGCCCGGGCCAAGGCGCTGGGCATGCTCGCGTTCTCGACGCCGTTCGACGAGACCGCCGTGGATTTTCTCGAAAGCCTGGACGTGCCCGCCTATAAGATCGCCAGTTTTGAAAACACGGATCTACCGCTGATCCGGCGAGTCGCCGCCACCGGCAAGCCGTTGATTATTTCCACCGGCATGGCGAGCGTTGCTGAACTCGACGAAACTGTACGGGCGGCCCGAGAGGCCGGTTGCAAGGATCTGGTATTGCTCAAGTGCACCAGCACCTATCCGGCCACCCCGGCCAACAGCAATGTGCGCACTATCCCTCATCTGCGGGAATTATTCGGCTGTGAGGTGGGGTTATCGGACCACTCAATGGGGGTTGGCGTGTCTGTCGCCGCTGTGGCGTTAGGGGCAACCGTGGTAGAAAAACACTTCACTCTCGACCGCGCGGCGGGTGGGGTGGACGCCAGTTTCTCCCTTGAACCTGCGGAGCTGGCAGCGCTGGTGATTGAAACCGAGCGTGCCTGGCAAGCCATGGGACAGGTGCACTATGGCGTGACCGAGGCTGAGCGCAAGTCGCTGGTCTATCGACGTTCTCTGTATGTGACGCAAGACATGAGCCCTGGTGATGCGTTTACACCACATAACGTCCGGGCTATTCGCCCAGGCCTGGGGCTGCCTCCCAAGTACGCCGACTCTGTGATGGGCCGTTGTGCTCGTAAAGCCATCAAACGCGGCACTCCATTGGCCTGGTCGCTGGTTGAATAG
- the pseF gene encoding pseudaminic acid cytidylyltransferase, whose amino-acid sequence MSAIAIIPARGGSKRIPRKNLKPFDGVPMIVRSIRTALASGLFNEVIVSTDDEEIAELAKTHGAQVPFLRPAALADDFTGTATVIVHALNELRARSFDFVCCIYATAPLLQPRFLREGFDLLREHPEKSFAFSVTGFGFPVQRALTLDEQGALTPLYPQFRDTRSQDLAEAFQDAGQFYWGRREAWLRGDTLFSSKSLPVVLPRHLVQDIDTAEDWTRAEYLYAALKAGGELQ is encoded by the coding sequence GTGAGCGCAATCGCGATCATTCCCGCCCGTGGCGGTAGCAAGCGTATTCCTCGCAAGAACCTGAAGCCGTTCGATGGCGTGCCGATGATTGTCCGCTCAATCCGTACGGCGCTGGCGTCGGGATTGTTCAACGAAGTGATTGTCAGCACCGATGACGAAGAAATTGCCGAATTGGCCAAGACTCACGGTGCGCAGGTGCCATTCCTGCGACCGGCAGCGTTAGCGGATGATTTCACCGGAACGGCGACGGTGATTGTCCATGCCCTGAATGAATTACGTGCGCGTTCGTTCGACTTTGTCTGTTGCATTTATGCCACCGCCCCCTTGTTGCAACCGCGGTTTCTACGTGAAGGTTTTGACTTACTGCGCGAGCATCCCGAGAAGTCGTTCGCGTTTTCTGTGACCGGTTTTGGCTTTCCGGTGCAACGCGCGTTGACACTGGACGAACAGGGCGCGTTGACGCCTCTGTACCCGCAATTTCGCGACACCCGCTCCCAGGACCTGGCCGAAGCTTTTCAGGATGCTGGCCAATTCTATTGGGGGCGCCGGGAGGCTTGGTTGCGTGGCGATACGTTGTTTTCTTCCAAAAGCCTGCCGGTGGTGCTGCCTCGCCATCTGGTGCAAGACATCGATACCGCCGAAGACTGGACGCGCGCCGAGTATCTCTACGCCGCTTTGAAAGCAGGCGGTGAATTGCAATGA
- a CDS encoding ketoacyl-ACP synthase III, whose amino-acid sequence MIGIKSIASYVPVAGVDNYAQGAKFEKDEEFILGKIGSAFLPRKDDGQETSDLCVEAVNALFANNPGLKRESVDVLIVVTQNGDEEGLPHTAAIVQDKLGLPTTVAAFDISLGCSGYVYGIYAIKGFMEAAGLKNGLLVTADPYSKIVDPEDRNTTMLFGDAATATWMGEDAPWQLGKAKFGTDGSGAPHLKVSDGVFFMNGRQVFNFALLKVPAHLHELLADSNLQASDIDAFCIHQGSAAIVDAVARRFEGEPEKFIKDMVETGNTVSSSIPLLLERHVLNSDWKRVALSGFGVGLSWGSAIIYRP is encoded by the coding sequence ATGATTGGCATAAAAAGCATTGCGAGCTACGTTCCTGTAGCCGGCGTGGACAATTACGCACAAGGTGCAAAATTTGAAAAGGATGAAGAATTCATCCTTGGCAAGATTGGCTCGGCCTTCTTGCCTCGCAAGGATGACGGGCAGGAAACCTCGGACCTGTGTGTCGAAGCGGTCAACGCGCTGTTTGCCAACAATCCCGGCCTGAAACGCGAATCCGTCGACGTGCTGATCGTCGTTACACAGAATGGCGATGAAGAAGGCTTGCCTCACACGGCAGCCATCGTCCAGGACAAGCTCGGCTTGCCTACCACCGTGGCGGCGTTCGATATTTCCCTGGGCTGCTCGGGTTATGTCTATGGCATCTATGCCATCAAGGGCTTCATGGAGGCCGCTGGCCTGAAGAACGGCCTGTTGGTGACGGCTGATCCGTATTCGAAAATCGTCGATCCAGAAGACCGCAATACGACGATGCTGTTTGGCGACGCGGCTACCGCCACCTGGATGGGGGAAGACGCCCCGTGGCAACTGGGCAAGGCCAAGTTTGGCACTGACGGCTCTGGCGCCCCGCACCTGAAGGTCAGCGACGGCGTATTCTTCATGAACGGCCGCCAAGTCTTCAACTTCGCCTTGCTCAAGGTTCCGGCCCATTTGCATGAGTTGCTCGCCGACTCTAACCTTCAAGCCAGCGACATCGATGCGTTCTGCATCCATCAGGGCAGTGCGGCAATTGTCGATGCCGTGGCGCGACGTTTCGAGGGCGAGCCGGAAAAGTTCATCAAGGACATGGTCGAGACCGGCAACACCGTGTCGTCGAGCATTCCACTGCTGCTGGAGAGACACGTGCTCAACTCCGACTGGAAGCGTGTGGCGTTGAGTGGCTTCGGCGTAGGTCTGTCATGGGGCTCGGCGATCATCTATCGCCCGTGA
- the pseG gene encoding UDP-2,4-diacetamido-2,4,6-trideoxy-beta-L-altropyranose hydrolase — MRVLIRADASPSIGSGHIARCLTLARVLRGQGAHVAFACRLLIGHRLHALEAEGFETFSLPDFYPGEDPQQAIESLLPWQADIEALEQALADRPGFDWIIVDHYGLDHHWQTAARRFAPRIMAVDDLATRTYSVDLLLNQNLSGTQAAYEGLLPKHCRTLLGPRYALLRDEFRCGAIEIKPKVRRVLVNFGGFDAAMQTYHAMLALADYPGLEVDFVAGVDNPAWACMQRMAASRPHWRLHSFVSHFHRLMLEADLFIGAGGGTSWERAAMGLPTICIAVSNNQQANSDAMASFGAHVYLGPRDKVTVEQLRQAIGFVVDNHGLRQSLAQHSRRLVDGLGVSRVAVALAGAMLRVRPATQADARLLFEGRNADAVRRVSLDRSPVDWDRHCQWLQGSLVNPQRLLLVGDAFDGPVGALRYDLQGSEALVSIYLFENRLGLGWGRALLAHGEAFATVHWPQLSRFTAQVLPANQASLDLFRQAGFSQGTCVFTRVLKDHPHE; from the coding sequence ATGAGAGTGCTGATCCGCGCCGACGCTTCACCCAGCATCGGCAGTGGGCACATCGCCCGTTGCCTGACCTTGGCGCGAGTCCTGCGCGGGCAGGGCGCGCACGTCGCGTTCGCCTGTCGGTTGCTCATCGGACATCGTCTGCACGCCTTGGAGGCCGAGGGCTTTGAGACGTTCTCCCTGCCAGACTTTTATCCTGGCGAAGATCCGCAACAGGCCATCGAGTCGTTGTTACCCTGGCAGGCAGATATCGAAGCGTTGGAGCAAGCGCTGGCCGATCGGCCCGGTTTCGACTGGATCATCGTTGACCACTATGGCCTGGATCATCATTGGCAGACCGCTGCCCGGCGCTTTGCGCCAAGGATCATGGCGGTGGATGACCTGGCGACCCGGACTTATAGCGTCGACCTCCTGCTTAATCAGAATCTGTCCGGTACCCAAGCTGCGTATGAAGGGTTGCTGCCCAAGCATTGCCGTACGCTGCTGGGACCGCGTTACGCGTTGTTGCGCGATGAGTTTCGTTGCGGGGCGATCGAGATAAAACCGAAGGTCAGGCGCGTGCTCGTCAATTTCGGCGGTTTTGATGCGGCGATGCAGACTTATCACGCAATGCTGGCGCTGGCGGATTACCCTGGACTGGAAGTGGATTTTGTTGCCGGTGTGGACAACCCGGCATGGGCTTGCATGCAACGGATGGCGGCGAGTCGTCCCCATTGGCGATTGCACAGTTTCGTCAGTCATTTTCATCGGCTCATGCTGGAGGCCGATCTGTTCATTGGTGCCGGTGGTGGAACCAGTTGGGAGCGGGCCGCCATGGGGTTGCCCACGATTTGTATCGCGGTATCGAACAATCAGCAGGCCAACAGCGATGCAATGGCGTCGTTTGGAGCCCATGTCTACCTCGGGCCCAGAGATAAGGTTACGGTTGAACAGTTGCGCCAGGCCATCGGTTTCGTCGTGGATAACCACGGGTTGCGTCAGAGCCTGGCACAGCACTCCCGGCGACTGGTCGACGGCTTGGGCGTGTCACGCGTCGCCGTTGCGTTGGCCGGCGCCATGTTACGGGTCCGTCCGGCCACGCAAGCTGACGCTCGTCTGCTTTTCGAGGGGCGTAATGCCGACGCCGTGCGCCGTGTATCGCTGGATCGTTCACCCGTCGACTGGGATCGCCATTGCCAATGGCTGCAAGGCAGCCTGGTCAATCCACAGCGTTTATTGCTGGTTGGCGATGCGTTCGACGGACCTGTCGGCGCATTGCGTTACGACCTGCAAGGCAGCGAAGCGCTGGTATCGATTTATTTGTTCGAGAATCGCCTGGGGCTGGGGTGGGGCAGGGCATTGCTGGCCCATGGTGAGGCGTTTGCTACCGTCCACTGGCCGCAATTGAGCCGCTTTACCGCTCAGGTTCTGCCCGCTAACCAGGCGTCTTTGGACCTGTTCCGCCAAGCCGGTTTCAGTCAAGGCACATGCGTGTTCACGCGCGTATTGAAGGATCATCCTCATGAGTAG